In Thermoanaerobaculia bacterium, a genomic segment contains:
- a CDS encoding hemerythrin domain-containing protein has translation MAEKLADDLLRIHRIITRGISVARERGSVFARTDFPDARTREGYVSYARALLATLGAHHGAEEHLAFPRFRERIPHAPYDQLDREHRDLLPALAAADDAVESALAGLPASVWLGRLLGALDRVDQLWHAHIAVEEEHFSGETIDAAFSGAEQGELAQALGGYAQENSGPDYLVVPFMLHNLEPADRAAFSAKMPPVVTQQLVPFAWKEKWAPMEAFLLS, from the coding sequence ATGGCCGAGAAGCTCGCCGACGATCTGCTCCGGATACACAGGATCATCACGCGCGGTATATCCGTCGCGCGGGAACGCGGCTCCGTGTTCGCGCGGACGGATTTCCCGGACGCGAGGACGCGGGAAGGGTACGTCTCCTACGCGCGAGCCCTGCTCGCCACGCTTGGCGCCCACCACGGGGCCGAGGAGCATCTCGCCTTCCCGCGCTTCCGCGAGCGGATTCCGCACGCTCCCTACGACCAGCTCGACCGCGAGCACCGGGACCTCCTGCCGGCTCTCGCCGCCGCCGACGATGCGGTCGAAAGCGCGCTCGCCGGCCTTCCCGCATCCGTCTGGCTCGGCCGGCTGCTCGGAGCGCTCGACCGGGTCGACCAGCTCTGGCATGCCCACATCGCCGTCGAGGAGGAGCACTTCAGCGGCGAGACGATCGACGCCGCCTTCAGCGGCGCAGAACAGGGAGAGCTCGCGCAGGCGCTCGGGGGCTATGCTCAGGAGAATTCCGGGCCCGACTACCTCGTCGTGCCGTTCATGCTTCACAATCTCGAGCCGGCCGACCGCGCCGCGTTCTCCGCGAAAATGCCGCCCGTCGTGACGCAGCAGCTGGTGCCGTTCGCGTGGAAGGAGAAGTGGGCTCCGATGGAGGCGTTTCTTCTGAGTTGA
- the kdsB gene encoding 3-deoxy-manno-octulosonate cytidylyltransferase → MKVIGVIPSRLASTRLPRKPLVSIAGKSMVERVYDGGRGSTRLSRLIVATDAPEIYEHCRARGMDVEMTSSDHVSGTDRIREIAARFPADVYVNVQGDEPMVTAAHVDALLSLFRSPEVAISTLALPLDAAAAGDPNTVKVVTRLDGRALYFSRAAIPFDRDRSGPEYRKHLGFYAYRRDALERFAALPASPLEIAERLEQLRFLENGIDIHVAESPSDTWSVDTAEDLTRVERHFFER, encoded by the coding sequence ATGAAAGTGATCGGCGTCATCCCCTCCCGGCTCGCCTCGACGCGGCTCCCACGAAAGCCCCTCGTCTCGATCGCGGGGAAGTCGATGGTCGAGCGGGTGTACGACGGGGGGCGCGGCTCGACGCGGCTCTCGCGGCTGATCGTCGCGACCGACGCGCCGGAGATCTACGAGCACTGCCGCGCGCGCGGCATGGACGTCGAGATGACCTCTTCCGACCACGTCTCGGGGACCGATCGCATCCGGGAGATCGCCGCGCGCTTTCCCGCCGACGTCTACGTCAACGTCCAGGGAGACGAGCCGATGGTCACGGCCGCCCACGTGGACGCCCTGCTCTCGCTCTTTCGAAGCCCGGAGGTCGCGATCTCGACGCTGGCGCTGCCGCTCGACGCCGCCGCCGCCGGCGACCCGAACACCGTGAAGGTGGTCACGCGTCTCGACGGGCGCGCCCTCTACTTCTCGCGGGCCGCGATCCCCTTCGACCGCGACCGGAGCGGTCCCGAGTACCGCAAGCACCTCGGCTTCTACGCCTACCGGCGCGACGCGCTCGAACGATTCGCCGCTCTTCCTGCGTCGCCTCTCGAGATCGCCGAGCGCCTCGAGCAGCTCCGGTTCCTCGAAAACGGCATCGACATCCACGTTGCCGAATCTCCCTCCGACACCTGGAGCGTCGACACCGCCGAGGACCTCACGCGGGTGGAGCGTCACTTTTTCGAACGGTGA